DNA from Arthrobacter sp. FW305-BF8:
AGCGCACTGCGCGTGGCCGCAGTAGCCGCAGGCATCGCCCTGATGGCATCCGGCTGCGGAGCTACCGGCAAGACTGCCGCCGGCCCCTCCACGAGCGGAGCAAGCACCGCACCCCTTGCCGGGCTTCGCATCATGGTGCCGAACACTCCCGGCGGCGGCTACGACACCACGGCGCGCGCCGCGGCGAAGGTTCTCGAGGACGAGAAGCTCGCCACCAACCCCGAGGTCTTCAACCTGGCCGGCGCCGGCGGCACCGTTGGCCTGGCCCGCATCGTCAACGAAAAGGGCAACGGCGACCTCGCCATGCTTATGGGCCTTGGCGTCGTCGGCGCCAGCTACACCAACAAGTCCCAGTCGAAGCTGACCGACACCACCCCGCTGGCCCGGCTCATCGAAGAGCCCGGTGCCATCATGGTGTCCAAGGACTCGCCGTACAAGACCATCGACGATCTGGTGACGGCGTGGAAGAAGGACCCGTCCAAGGTCAGCGTCGGCGGCGGTTCCTCGGCCGGCGGCCCGGACCACCTCCTGCCAATGCAGCTCGCCGGTGCCGTCGGCATCGACGCCAAGAAGGTTAACTTCGTTTCC
Protein-coding regions in this window:
- a CDS encoding Bug family tripartite tricarboxylate transporter substrate binding protein — its product is MRGMSALRVAAVAAGIALMASGCGATGKTAAGPSTSGASTAPLAGLRIMVPNTPGGGYDTTARAAAKVLEDEKLATNPEVFNLAGAGGTVGLARIVNEKGNGDLAMLMGLGVVGASYTNKSQSKLTDTTPLARLIEEPGAIMVSKDSPYKTIDDLVTAWKKDPSKVSVGGGSSAGGPDHLLPMQLAGAVGIDAKKVNFVSYDGGGDLLPAIIGNKLGFAASGAGEYIQQIKAGDIRVLATSGENRLEGVDAPTLKESKIDLVFSNWRGIVAPPGISDADRDALIATLEKMHESASWKETLKTRGWTDAFITGDEFKSFLTDQDKRVADVLTKLGLA